From the Campylobacter sp. CNRCH_2014_0184h genome, one window contains:
- a CDS encoding M3 family oligoendopeptidase: MQNWNLSILFKDEQELNLFLQKTQDEACEFKKQYENNLHSLDNEQFLQALKNYEELILKLSHILTYVYLNFAQDTTKGAFYAKYENLSKKIEENLLFFDLEFCELKEEKSKTFITFCKDYEFYLNNLIKHKKHNLSKKEERVILALSSTGSDAFARLFDETFSALKFNFEGQKLSEEEILSKLYDKDRSIRKKASKCFSKTLKKQNKLLVYIFNMIKSELASICELRSYESPETPRHIRNQISKKSVDALISASENSFDIVSKFYNAKKKILGYKKLKDYDRYAPIGKEMQVDFDQGKDIVLKAFEKFSKDFYMIAKEAFENNWIDVYPKEFKQSGAFSHSSTPLSHPFILLNYTNQRRDLFTLAHELGHTIHQKLSYKVSFLNQDTPLTTAETASVFAEMLIFDYIKENLDKEELLSLYAAKIEDIFATLYRQINFTTFERRFHAKKEELSAQELSEIWLEESRKMFQDSVVLTKNYGLWYSYIPHFIHSPFYCYAYAYAQLLVLALYGLYKSGKCTDFTSIYIEFLSSGGSKSPKELVAMFGFDIESDEFWNIGLEQVRILVDEFLRLSND; this comes from the coding sequence ATGCAAAATTGGAACTTAAGTATATTATTTAAAGATGAGCAAGAATTAAATCTTTTTTTACAAAAAACCCAAGATGAAGCTTGTGAATTTAAAAAACAATATGAAAATAATCTTCATAGTTTAGACAATGAGCAATTCTTGCAAGCTTTAAAAAACTATGAAGAATTAATCTTAAAACTTTCTCACATACTAACCTATGTGTATTTAAATTTTGCTCAAGATACCACAAAAGGTGCTTTTTATGCAAAATATGAAAATTTAAGTAAAAAAATAGAAGAAAATCTTTTATTTTTTGACCTTGAATTTTGCGAATTAAAAGAAGAAAAAAGCAAAACTTTCATCACATTTTGCAAAGATTATGAGTTTTATTTAAACAATCTTATCAAACACAAAAAACACAATCTTTCCAAAAAAGAAGAAAGAGTTATCCTGGCTCTATCAAGTACAGGCTCAGATGCATTTGCAAGATTATTTGATGAAACCTTTAGTGCTTTAAAATTTAATTTTGAAGGGCAAAAATTAAGCGAGGAAGAAATTCTAAGCAAGCTTTATGATAAAGATAGAAGCATTAGAAAAAAAGCTTCAAAATGCTTTAGTAAAACTTTAAAAAAGCAAAACAAACTTTTAGTATATATTTTCAATATGATTAAAAGTGAACTTGCTAGTATTTGCGAGTTAAGATCCTATGAAAGTCCTGAAACTCCAAGACATATAAGAAATCAAATTTCTAAAAAAAGTGTTGATGCGCTTATTAGCGCTAGCGAAAATAGCTTTGATATCGTTTCTAAATTTTATAATGCAAAGAAAAAAATTCTAGGATATAAAAAGCTAAAAGATTATGATCGTTATGCGCCTATTGGAAAGGAAATGCAAGTTGATTTTGATCAAGGAAAAGATATAGTTTTAAAAGCCTTTGAAAAATTTTCTAAAGATTTTTATATGATAGCAAAAGAAGCTTTTGAGAATAATTGGATTGATGTTTACCCTAAAGAATTTAAACAAAGCGGTGCTTTTTCTCACTCAAGTACACCACTAAGCCATCCTTTCATACTTTTAAACTATACTAACCAAAGACGTGATCTTTTCACCCTAGCACATGAGCTAGGTCACACTATACATCAAAAACTTTCTTATAAAGTAAGTTTTTTAAATCAAGATACACCACTAACTACAGCAGAAACTGCTTCAGTGTTTGCAGAAATGTTGATTTTTGATTATATTAAAGAAAATTTAGACAAAGAAGAGCTTTTGTCCTTATATGCGGCAAAGATTGAAGATATTTTTGCTACTCTTTATAGACAAATTAATTTTACTACTTTTGAACGCAGATTTCATGCTAAAAAAGAAGAGCTAAGCGCTCAAGAACTAAGTGAAATTTGGCTTGAAGAATCAAGAAAAATGTTTCAAGATAGCGTAGTTTTAACCAAAAATTATGGCCTTTGGTATTCTTATATACCGCATTTTATACACTCTCCATTTTACTGCTATGCTTATGCTTATGCACAACTTTTAGTTTTAGCACTCTATGGTCTATACAAAAGTGGTAAATGTACTGATTTTACCTCAATTTATATTGAGTTTTTAAGTAGCGGTGGAAGCAAAAGCCCAAAAGAACTTGTAGCTATGTTTGGCTTTGATATAGAAAGTGATGAGTTTTGGAATATAGGCTTAGAGCAAGTTAGAATACTAGTAGATGAATTTTTAAGGCTAAGTAATGATTGA
- a CDS encoding aspartate carbamoyltransferase catalytic subunit, with protein MRHLITTKDFNNDEILALFKEAKEFLDEKPRTFLEGKSVTTIFFENSTRTQSSFETAARRLGAKVLKLDVSRSSSSKGETLFDTAANLDAMAPSAIVVRHKNSGVPHTLANYTHCPIVNGGDGKHAHPTQALLDLFTIMEHFDYNVKGKKIAIVGDIKNSRVAASNLELLPRFGIDITLVAPPHFMPNYPIKKTNKLKEVIDDIDIIMSLRTQTERHNIPTYASLKDYANDFCISKDLIKDKNLIILHPGPVHRNIDISDEVMADKRCKVLTQVKNGVAIRMAVLKKLILES; from the coding sequence ATGAGACATTTAATCACTACAAAAGATTTTAACAATGATGAAATCTTGGCTTTATTTAAAGAAGCAAAAGAATTTTTAGATGAAAAACCGCGTACATTTTTAGAAGGAAAAAGTGTCACAACAATTTTCTTTGAAAATTCAACACGCACTCAATCAAGCTTTGAAACAGCTGCAAGAAGACTGGGTGCTAAAGTTTTAAAATTAGATGTTTCAAGAAGTAGCTCAAGTAAAGGTGAAACACTTTTTGATACTGCTGCGAATTTAGATGCAATGGCACCAAGTGCTATTGTAGTTAGACACAAAAACTCAGGTGTGCCTCATACTTTAGCAAATTATACTCATTGTCCTATAGTTAATGGAGGCGATGGCAAACATGCTCATCCTACCCAAGCCTTACTTGATCTTTTTACTATAATGGAACATTTTGATTATAATGTCAAAGGTAAAAAAATAGCAATAGTAGGAGATATTAAAAACTCGCGCGTTGCTGCTTCAAATTTAGAATTATTACCTCGTTTTGGTATAGACATTACCCTAGTAGCCCCACCTCATTTTATGCCTAATTATCCTATTAAAAAAACAAATAAACTAAAAGAAGTTATTGATGATATTGATATTATCATGAGTCTTAGAACACAAACTGAAAGACACAATATTCCAACCTATGCATCGCTTAAAGATTATGCAAATGATTTTTGCATTAGTAAAGATTTAATAAAAGATAAAAATCTCATTATCCTACATCCTGGCCCTGTACATAGAAATATCGATATTAGCGATGAAGTAATGGCTGATAAAAGATGTAAGGTTTTAACTCAAGTTAAAAATGGTGTTGCCATTAGAATGGCTGTATTAAAAAAACTCATTTTAGAAAGCTAA
- the sstT gene encoding serine/threonine transporter SstT: MSLFSCAIKRYKDGNLILQICIGIILGILVGVFSKDLAIFANIFGALFTGALKAIAPILVFILILTTICTKEFNHGSEKIKHIIFLYIFGTFLASLSAVSISFIFPVELVLTDIEKASTTSPAHIGEVFKTLLFQIVDNPIHALSSGNYLSILAWAIGGGFALRHCSNDAKQLFTDINEGVLKIVKFIVKLAPFGIFGLVANSVAQTGAAGLLSYVKLLIILVLTMFFVAFVINALIVFAYTKKNPYPLIFICLKHSAVFAFFTRSSAANIPVNMALCSKLNINNNLYSISIPLGATINMAGAAVTIAILSLAAAHTVGIEINFLQAMLLSVLAAFAACGASGVAGGSLLLIPLACSLFNIDYDIAMQVVAVGFIIGVIQDSVETALNSSTDVLFSAICSDNELNLKI, translated from the coding sequence ATGAGTTTATTTTCTTGTGCAATCAAACGCTATAAAGATGGAAATCTTATTTTACAAATTTGCATAGGTATTATTTTAGGAATTTTAGTAGGTGTTTTTTCTAAAGATTTAGCTATTTTTGCAAATATTTTTGGTGCTTTATTTACAGGAGCTTTAAAAGCTATAGCGCCAATTTTAGTTTTTATCTTAATCTTAACAACTATTTGCACAAAAGAATTTAACCATGGAAGCGAAAAAATAAAACATATCATTTTCTTATATATATTTGGAACTTTTTTAGCTTCTTTAAGCGCAGTTAGTATAAGCTTTATCTTTCCTGTAGAATTAGTATTAACTGATATTGAAAAAGCTTCCACTACAAGCCCTGCGCATATAGGCGAAGTATTTAAAACCTTACTTTTTCAAATAGTAGATAATCCTATCCACGCTTTATCTTCAGGAAATTATTTAAGCATATTAGCTTGGGCCATAGGTGGGGGTTTTGCTCTAAGACATTGTTCAAATGATGCAAAGCAACTTTTTACTGATATCAACGAAGGCGTGTTAAAAATCGTTAAATTTATAGTCAAGCTTGCTCCTTTTGGAATTTTTGGACTTGTAGCAAATTCAGTTGCTCAAACAGGAGCAGCAGGACTTTTAAGTTATGTTAAATTATTAATAATTTTAGTTTTAACCATGTTTTTTGTAGCCTTTGTGATTAACGCTTTAATTGTTTTTGCTTATACGAAGAAAAATCCTTATCCTTTGATTTTTATTTGCTTAAAACATAGTGCTGTTTTTGCATTTTTTACAAGAAGTTCTGCAGCAAACATCCCTGTAAATATGGCACTTTGCTCTAAATTAAATATCAATAATAATTTATATAGCATTTCTATTCCACTAGGCGCTACGATTAATATGGCAGGAGCAGCTGTAACCATAGCTATATTAAGTCTTGCGGCAGCTCACACAGTAGGTATTGAAATAAATTTTTTACAAGCAATGCTTTTGAGTGTTTTAGCCGCATTTGCAGCTTGTGGAGCTAGCGGGGTTGCCGGAGGCTCGCTTTTACTTATACCACTTGCCTGTTCTTTGTTTAATATTGATTATGACATAGCTATGCAAGTAGTTGCGGTTGGATTTATCATAGGGGTTATCCAAGATAGCGTTGAAACAGCTTTAAATAGTTCAACAGACGTTTTATTTAGCGCCATTTGTTCAGATAATGAGCTTAATTTAAAAATTTAA
- the metK gene encoding methionine adenosyltransferase produces MYLFTSEVVSAGHPDKCADIIADSIVDAFLTHDKDSRVASEVFVAGNKVVIGGEIKSKHKLEKQDYENIVKKALADIGYDGHPHFSKKQCLHPDDLDVMVFLNEQSPDINQGVDQEDGEIGAGDQGIMFGFASNEAKEYMPAAISYARMLCDKVYEFAKNNPDKLGVDIKTQVTIDYVNKENFENCKPQSIHTIVVSAPCVESMKIEDLRALVMELILDSNLPKELFCPEKTRILINPTGKYVNHSSLHDSGLTGRKLIVDSFGGYAPIGGGAQSSKDYTKVDRSGLYAARWLAKNIVAAGLAKKCIVQLSYAIGVAKPTSVSVDCMGTNTRLNDDILSDFVMKTFPLTPNWIKNKFNLDKPSKDTFMYADVAARGQVGQADYPWEKLDALDEFKAL; encoded by the coding sequence ATGTATTTGTTTACTTCTGAAGTTGTTAGTGCAGGACATCCTGATAAATGTGCTGATATTATAGCTGATTCTATAGTGGATGCTTTCTTAACTCACGATAAAGATTCAAGGGTTGCTAGTGAGGTTTTTGTAGCAGGAAATAAAGTAGTAATTGGTGGTGAAATTAAATCAAAACATAAACTAGAAAAACAAGATTATGAAAATATTGTAAAAAAAGCTCTAGCAGATATTGGCTATGATGGGCATCCACATTTTAGCAAAAAACAATGTTTACATCCTGATGATTTAGATGTAATGGTATTTTTAAATGAGCAAAGCCCTGATATCAATCAAGGTGTTGATCAAGAAGATGGAGAGATTGGAGCGGGTGATCAAGGGATAATGTTTGGTTTTGCAAGTAATGAAGCAAAAGAATATATGCCAGCAGCTATTTCTTATGCTAGAATGCTTTGTGATAAAGTATATGAGTTTGCAAAAAACAATCCTGATAAACTTGGAGTGGATATTAAAACTCAAGTGACAATTGATTATGTAAATAAAGAAAATTTTGAAAATTGTAAACCTCAAAGCATCCATACTATTGTAGTTTCAGCTCCTTGTGTTGAAAGTATGAAAATAGAAGATCTAAGAGCTTTAGTGATGGAATTGATTTTAGATTCAAATTTACCAAAAGAACTTTTTTGTCCAGAAAAAACAAGAATTTTAATCAATCCAACGGGAAAATATGTAAATCACAGCTCGTTGCATGATAGTGGTTTAACAGGAAGAAAACTTATAGTAGATAGCTTTGGTGGTTATGCTCCAATAGGCGGAGGAGCGCAATCTTCTAAAGATTATACTAAGGTTGATAGAAGTGGGCTTTATGCAGCAAGATGGCTTGCTAAAAATATCGTAGCCGCAGGTCTTGCTAAAAAATGCATAGTACAGCTTTCTTATGCTATAGGCGTAGCTAAACCAACTTCTGTAAGTGTGGATTGCATGGGAACAAACACAAGATTAAATGATGATATTTTAAGTGATTTTGTGATGAAAACTTTCCCATTAACTCCAAATTGGATTAAAAATAAATTCAATCTTGATAAACCAAGTAAAGATACTTTCATGTATGCTGATGTAGCTGCTCGTGGTCAAGTAGGTCAGGCTGATTATCCTTGGGAAAAATTGGACGCTCTTGATGAATTTAAAGCATTATAA
- a CDS encoding apolipoprotein N-acyltransferase — protein MKSKYFRFLPFLPLFLKFINSNSTTFKIIKAFFSALLLSNFIYFSFFENLLFEFISPFLSIYGLILLLRNKSKIGYFYTGFFVGILWFWWIALSSIYFDLAYLIPLEIILIGLIYGLLFLVCFFLKYDFLRLCGIFLLSFVHPFGFDWLNWGVLSVYGIFDASYQGIIAMFLIAYFYYEKYISRYYKIAIILILILIGAQYNQKQSQTLNLDYKLIQTNISQDQKFIQENLHTHSKDIFYQINQAIKEGKEVIVFPETAFAFALNKAPSYLQALKDLSKQIIIITGAISTTPNHLYNSTYVFDNGNIQVFNKHYLVPFGEEIPIFKTFFKKYLLNIDEFSKGKELNQYTLNNQLITNAICFEATKEKLYKHSKIIIAISNNAWFNFSSEYKLQNFLMRFYANNYNVSIYHAVNGKENAVIKSKKILILKIKEKLLKQNEAQKLHYYNALNSSRASNFSQG, from the coding sequence ATGAAGTCCAAATATTTCCGTTTTCTGCCATTTCTTCCCCTTTTTTTAAAGTTCATAAATTCTAATTCTACCACTTTTAAAATAATAAAAGCCTTTTTTTCTGCACTTTTATTGTCAAATTTTATTTATTTTTCTTTTTTTGAAAATTTACTTTTTGAATTTATTTCACCATTTTTAAGTATATATGGTTTGATTTTATTGCTAAGAAATAAAAGTAAAATAGGATATTTTTATACCGGATTTTTTGTAGGAATTTTATGGTTTTGGTGGATAGCTTTATCATCAATTTATTTTGATTTAGCTTATTTAATTCCTTTAGAAATTATCTTAATCGGATTAATTTATGGATTATTATTTTTGGTATGTTTTTTTCTTAAATATGATTTTTTAAGGCTTTGTGGGATTTTTTTACTTAGTTTTGTTCATCCTTTTGGATTTGATTGGCTAAATTGGGGTGTTTTAAGTGTATATGGAATCTTTGATGCAAGTTATCAAGGCATTATAGCTATGTTTTTGATTGCTTATTTTTATTATGAAAAATACATTTCAAGATATTATAAAATAGCAATCATTTTAATCCTTATTCTAATTGGAGCCCAATATAATCAAAAACAATCGCAAACATTAAATTTAGACTATAAATTAATTCAAACTAATATCTCCCAAGATCAAAAATTCATACAAGAAAATTTACACACTCATTCTAAAGATATATTTTATCAAATCAATCAGGCCATAAAAGAAGGTAAAGAAGTAATTGTTTTTCCTGAAACAGCTTTTGCCTTTGCTTTAAATAAAGCTCCAAGTTATTTACAAGCTTTAAAAGATTTATCAAAACAAATCATCATCATCACAGGTGCTATAAGTACCACACCTAATCATCTATACAATAGCACTTATGTATTTGACAATGGCAACATACAAGTTTTTAACAAACACTATCTTGTGCCTTTTGGGGAAGAAATTCCTATATTTAAAACCTTTTTTAAAAAATATCTTTTAAATATTGATGAATTTTCAAAAGGAAAGGAATTAAATCAATACACTCTAAATAATCAACTCATCACTAATGCTATCTGCTTTGAAGCTACAAAAGAAAAACTTTATAAACACTCAAAAATCATCATCGCTATTTCAAACAATGCTTGGTTTAATTTTTCAAGTGAGTATAAATTACAAAATTTTCTAATGCGTTTTTATGCAAATAATTATAATGTAAGTATATATCATGCAGTTAATGGAAAAGAAAATGCTGTAATTAAGTCAAAAAAGATATTGATTTTAAAGATAAAAGAAAAACTTTTAAAGCAAAATGAAGCTCAAAAGCTTCATTATTATAATGCTTTAAATTCATCAAGAGCGTCCAATTTTTCCCAAGGATAA
- the yajC gene encoding preprotein translocase subunit YajC translates to MAENGNIWTSLLPLIVLFAIFYFLVIRPQQKQAKDHKLMVLSLEKGDKIITNGGIICEVVKPEEDFIKVKLNDENVVVKISRDFIAKKIDA, encoded by the coding sequence ATGGCAGAAAACGGAAATATTTGGACTTCATTGTTGCCTCTCATTGTGCTTTTTGCGATTTTTTATTTTTTGGTTATCAGACCACAACAAAAACAAGCAAAAGACCACAAATTAATGGTTTTATCTTTAGAAAAAGGAGATAAAATCATCACAAATGGTGGGATAATTTGCGAGGTGGTAAAACCAGAAGAGGATTTTATCAAAGTTAAGCTTAATGATGAAAATGTAGTTGTAAAAATTTCTAGAGATTTCATAGCAAAGAAAATTGATGCGTAG
- the secD gene encoding protein translocase subunit SecD: MRSGKITYRSIIFFVVFLIGLIFSIPSFMQTQSGAKINLGLDLQGGLHMLLGVEVEEAVKSKVKSIASSLSYSINKEDIIVDKIKVNDTSIKFSLLDENDVAKVDLLLKDIKGLAITHENLHYTLFLTQEEIKLTHEQAILQAVETIRNRLDQFGLAEPNVARSGEDKILVELPGIKTAADEARARELIAKAAHLQLMEVDDVRMDQVNNLTPAQAAEYGDLIFEDAKNPQIKYLVKSIPILDGSMLTDAKVGFAQSNNLPVINFTLNSEGAKKFGDYTGNNVGKRLAIVLDNKVYSAPRINERIGGGSGQISGSFTVEEAHDVAIALRSGALLAPVKMLEKRSVGPSLGADSIKMSMIALAGASILVIAFMVMYYGIAGIFANIALVANILVIIAVMAMFGATLTLPGMAGLVLTVGMAVDSNVIINERIRELLREGASIRQSVENGYKHAMSAILDSNITSLITSVVLYAYGTGAVKGFAVTLSIGILVSMITSIVGTHGMFEMFMNRMEKSNNTRLWFGYRRP; this comes from the coding sequence ATGCGTAGTGGAAAAATTACTTATAGAAGTATCATTTTCTTTGTAGTTTTTCTTATAGGATTAATTTTTTCCATACCTTCTTTTATGCAAACCCAAAGTGGTGCTAAGATCAACCTGGGACTTGATTTGCAAGGTGGTTTGCATATGTTATTAGGTGTAGAAGTAGAAGAGGCGGTTAAATCAAAGGTTAAATCCATAGCCTCTTCTCTTAGTTATTCTATCAATAAAGAAGATATTATTGTTGATAAAATCAAAGTAAATGATACTAGTATTAAATTTAGTTTATTAGATGAAAATGATGTAGCTAAGGTTGATTTGTTATTAAAAGACATTAAAGGCTTGGCTATTACACACGAAAATTTACACTACACACTTTTTTTAACCCAAGAAGAAATCAAACTAACTCATGAACAAGCTATTTTACAAGCTGTAGAAACCATTAGAAACAGACTTGATCAATTTGGCCTTGCAGAGCCAAATGTAGCAAGATCAGGTGAGGATAAAATTTTAGTCGAACTTCCAGGTATTAAAACTGCTGCAGATGAGGCTAGAGCTAGAGAGCTTATCGCAAAAGCTGCACATTTGCAATTAATGGAAGTAGATGATGTTAGAATGGATCAGGTAAATAATCTTACTCCAGCTCAAGCTGCTGAATATGGAGATTTGATTTTTGAAGATGCAAAAAATCCTCAAATTAAATATCTAGTAAAATCTATACCTATTCTTGATGGTTCTATGCTAACAGATGCAAAAGTAGGTTTTGCACAAAGCAATAATCTTCCTGTGATTAATTTTACCTTAAATTCAGAAGGTGCGAAAAAATTTGGAGATTATACTGGGAATAATGTAGGCAAACGCTTAGCTATAGTTTTGGATAATAAAGTATATTCAGCTCCAAGAATTAATGAAAGAATAGGTGGAGGTAGTGGCCAAATTAGTGGTAGCTTTACTGTAGAAGAAGCTCATGATGTGGCTATTGCTTTAAGAAGTGGGGCGCTTTTAGCACCGGTTAAAATGCTTGAAAAAAGAAGTGTTGGACCATCTTTGGGTGCTGATAGTATTAAAATGAGTATGATAGCCTTAGCAGGTGCTTCTATATTAGTTATTGCATTTATGGTGATGTATTATGGTATAGCAGGAATTTTTGCTAATATTGCTTTAGTGGCAAATATTTTAGTGATTATTGCTGTAATGGCTATGTTTGGAGCAACTTTGACTTTACCTGGTATGGCAGGACTTGTACTGACTGTGGGTATGGCAGTAGATTCTAATGTTATTATTAATGAAAGAATTAGAGAATTATTGCGAGAAGGTGCTAGCATAAGGCAAAGTGTTGAAAATGGTTATAAGCATGCAATGAGCGCGATTTTAGATTCTAATATTACTTCGCTTATTACTTCAGTGGTACTTTATGCTTATGGAACAGGTGCGGTAAAAGGTTTTGCGGTGACTTTGAGTATTGGGATTTTAGTTTCGATGATTACTTCTATTGTTGGAACTCATGGTATGTTTGAAATGTTTATGAACCGTATGGAAAAAAGCAATAACACAAGATTATGGTTTGGATATAGGAGACCTTAA
- the secF gene encoding protein translocase subunit SecF: MQFFSQKHVYDFMRMRFAAISLSFILFFGSIFILFTKGLNFGIDFTGGTLVQLQYEQKAPLAEIRKALSINENLKGASVTEFGSANEVIIRFSGSSDSLGSDIGVSIANLLKDTGKFEVRRVDVVGPKVGDELRNKGLMAVGISLIAILIYLAVRFEWRFAMASIVCEIHDIVITLGAIALFEIDVNLDILAAVLTVLGYSLNDTIIIFDRIREGVKTSKNSKLDLIINESVSATLSRTTLTTGLTLITVVVLYFFGGSMIEGFALTMIVGIVAGTASSIFVASPALLWFKFSVTQYRQKELEKVKKKQEKEKLRAMYEKGTV, from the coding sequence ATGCAATTTTTTAGTCAAAAACATGTTTATGATTTTATGAGAATGAGATTTGCAGCCATCTCTTTGTCTTTTATTTTATTTTTTGGTTCTATTTTTATCCTTTTTACTAAGGGTTTAAATTTTGGTATTGATTTTACCGGTGGAACTTTGGTGCAACTTCAATATGAGCAAAAAGCTCCTTTGGCCGAAATTCGTAAAGCTTTATCTATAAATGAAAATTTAAAAGGAGCTAGTGTTACTGAATTTGGTAGTGCTAATGAAGTTATTATTCGTTTTTCAGGAAGTAGCGATAGCTTGGGAAGTGATATTGGAGTAAGTATTGCAAATTTGTTAAAAGATACAGGTAAATTTGAAGTGCGCCGCGTGGATGTAGTAGGTCCAAAAGTAGGAGACGAACTGCGTAATAAAGGTCTTATGGCGGTTGGAATTTCTTTGATTGCTATTTTGATTTATTTGGCAGTGAGATTTGAATGGCGTTTTGCTATGGCTTCTATTGTGTGTGAAATTCATGATATAGTCATTACTTTAGGTGCTATTGCGTTATTTGAAATAGATGTAAATTTAGATATTTTGGCGGCTGTTTTAACTGTGCTTGGATATTCTTTAAATGATACGATTATTATTTTTGATAGGATTAGAGAAGGTGTTAAAACAAGTAAAAATTCAAAACTTGATTTAATTATCAATGAATCAGTTTCAGCTACTTTATCAAGAACTACTTTAACAACGGGTTTAACTTTAATTACTGTTGTAGTGCTTTATTTCTTTGGCGGATCTATGATAGAAGGTTTTGCTCTAACTATGATAGTGGGTATTGTAGCAGGTACTGCAAGTTCTATATTTGTAGCAAGTCCAGCACTTTTATGGTTTAAATTTAGTGTTACGCAGTATCGTCAAAAAGAATTAGAAAAAGTAAAGAAAAAACAAGAAAAAGAGAAATTAAGAGCGATGTATGAAAAAGGAACGGTGTAA
- a CDS encoding DUF6394 family protein yields MNWGKVIYIFFALMSLTTTAGFLYDQNEVALFIAACVNLISTLLKIGVRNFLAAELFASSLVADLHLIPAFALIQINPEANVMVYTLAIGALIANIFSMILVIVDSVKNQEEN; encoded by the coding sequence ATGAATTGGGGTAAGGTTATTTATATCTTTTTTGCTCTAATGAGCTTAACTACAACCGCAGGATTTTTATATGATCAAAATGAAGTTGCTTTATTTATTGCAGCTTGTGTGAATTTAATTTCTACTTTATTGAAAATTGGGGTTAGAAATTTCTTAGCAGCTGAATTATTTGCTAGTTCTTTGGTAGCTGATTTGCATTTAATTCCAGCTTTTGCTTTAATACAAATTAATCCAGAAGCTAATGTTATGGTTTATACTTTAGCAATTGGTGCTTTGATAGCTAATATCTTTTCAATGATTTTAGTTATAGTTGATTCAGTAAAAAATCAAGAAGAAAATTAG